One window of Akkermansia biwaensis genomic DNA carries:
- a CDS encoding homoserine O-acetyltransferase family protein: MQLPYVQTRFLDLPGSFPLRNGAVVEKVRIAYEQYGTPSPEKDNVILLFHALSGSQHAYGYNPDVPGIGALWKPENHEGWWNSIIGPGKPLDTDRFCIICANYLGGCYGTTGPASPSPADGLPYGSRFPHVEVADQARLQALLLDSLGIERVHLVGPSVGGLIALSLACQFPERVKSFISIGSGYRASIEHRLSLFEQILAIELDPDFRDGDYYQGPFPKKGLAFARIIGHKSFVYQEGLEQRARKEVGGQSGMLAWLRPTRSTQSYMLHQGTKFAERFDANSYLRIADMWAEFDIRDHAPEGTFSAALEGFRRETIPALIFSINTDCCFRPAEQQDFADQMEKAGIPAEFHTIISTKGHDSFLLEPELYAEPIRRILG; this comes from the coding sequence TCCCCCTGAGGAACGGCGCCGTGGTGGAGAAAGTGCGCATCGCCTATGAGCAGTACGGAACCCCGTCGCCGGAAAAGGACAACGTCATCCTGCTGTTCCATGCCCTTTCCGGCAGCCAGCACGCCTACGGCTATAACCCGGACGTGCCGGGCATCGGCGCCCTCTGGAAACCGGAAAACCATGAAGGCTGGTGGAACAGCATCATCGGCCCCGGAAAACCTCTGGACACGGACCGCTTCTGCATCATCTGCGCCAACTATCTGGGGGGCTGCTACGGCACGACCGGCCCCGCCAGCCCCAGCCCCGCGGACGGCCTGCCCTACGGCTCCCGCTTCCCGCATGTGGAAGTGGCGGACCAGGCCCGCTTGCAGGCGCTGCTGCTCGACAGCCTGGGGATTGAACGCGTGCATCTGGTCGGTCCGTCCGTGGGCGGCCTGATTGCCCTGAGCCTTGCCTGCCAGTTCCCGGAACGCGTCAAAAGCTTTATTTCCATCGGTTCCGGCTACAGGGCCTCCATCGAACACCGCCTCTCCCTGTTTGAACAAATCCTGGCCATTGAACTGGACCCGGATTTCCGGGACGGAGACTATTACCAGGGCCCTTTCCCCAAAAAAGGGCTGGCCTTCGCCCGCATCATCGGCCACAAATCCTTCGTTTACCAGGAAGGGCTGGAACAGCGCGCCAGAAAGGAAGTGGGCGGCCAGTCCGGCATGCTTGCGTGGCTGAGGCCCACCCGCAGCACGCAAAGCTACATGCTGCACCAGGGCACCAAATTCGCGGAACGCTTTGACGCCAACTCCTACCTACGCATTGCGGACATGTGGGCGGAATTCGACATCCGCGACCATGCGCCGGAAGGTACGTTTTCCGCCGCGCTGGAAGGATTCCGCCGGGAAACAATTCCCGCCCTCATCTTTTCCATTAATACGGACTGCTGTTTCCGTCCGGCGGAACAGCAGGACTTTGCGGACCAAATGGAAAAAGCCGGCATTCCCGCGGAATTCCATACCATCATTTCCACCAAGGGGCATGACTCCTTCCTGCTGGAACCGGAACTTTACGCGGAACCGATCCGCCGCATTCTGGGATAA
- a CDS encoding OsmC family protein, whose amino-acid sequence MTDDKYTSRTENVGQFRCETTYARSEEKTFTDLSASYGGREKYPTPGMLLGATLSSCMMSLLSVIAARKEVDLRGMRILAHAVESEKGIEKIELKAVMPLDGSHPLRSMLEKAAMTCPVRRALHPDLETPIEWEWRK is encoded by the coding sequence ATGACTGATGATAAATATACTTCCCGCACGGAAAACGTGGGGCAATTCCGCTGTGAAACCACCTACGCCCGCTCTGAGGAAAAAACGTTTACCGACCTGTCCGCCAGTTACGGAGGCAGGGAAAAGTACCCCACTCCCGGCATGCTGCTGGGGGCTACGCTCTCTTCCTGCATGATGAGTCTGCTTTCCGTAATTGCGGCCAGAAAAGAAGTCGACTTGAGGGGGATGCGCATCCTGGCCCATGCCGTGGAATCTGAAAAAGGCATTGAAAAAATTGAACTGAAAGCCGTCATGCCCCTGGACGGCAGCCATCCGCTGCGCTCCATGCTGGAAAAAGCCGCCATGACCTGTCCGGTCCGCCGGGCGCTGCATCCGGATCTGGAAACCCCCATCGAATGGGAATGGAGGAAATAG
- the trpA gene encoding tryptophan synthase subunit alpha — protein MNNTQKSPLQEAVEQAHAKGRRAVIPFITAGFPDMDSFWIHLERIDGAGADIIEIGVPFSDPVADGPVIEDASRDALARGVSLKWILDGLKARKGQFSAKLVLMGYVNPFYQYGLDRLSRDAVEAGVHGFVVPDMPLEESGMFRKAFAPYGLTLVTLVAPNTSVERMKEYKPCTEGFVYVVSVLGTTGGKADLEQSVAETMRRARSVFDVPLALGFGLQTPDQLEALPEDARPDAAVLGSALLKHIAAGGDAGEFLKKWTENGDKPS, from the coding sequence ATGAACAATACGCAGAAATCACCGTTGCAGGAAGCCGTGGAACAGGCCCATGCCAAGGGGCGCCGCGCCGTCATTCCATTCATCACCGCCGGTTTTCCGGACATGGATTCCTTCTGGATCCATCTGGAGCGCATTGACGGAGCCGGGGCGGACATCATCGAGATAGGCGTTCCATTCTCCGATCCGGTGGCGGACGGTCCCGTCATTGAAGACGCCTCCCGGGACGCGCTGGCCCGCGGTGTCAGCCTGAAATGGATATTGGACGGCCTGAAAGCCCGCAAGGGGCAGTTCTCCGCCAAGCTGGTATTGATGGGTTACGTGAACCCCTTTTATCAATACGGCCTGGACCGGCTCTCCCGGGATGCGGTGGAAGCGGGCGTCCACGGCTTCGTCGTGCCGGACATGCCGCTGGAAGAATCCGGCATGTTCAGGAAAGCTTTTGCCCCTTATGGCTTGACGCTCGTAACGCTGGTGGCTCCCAACACCTCCGTGGAACGCATGAAGGAGTACAAGCCCTGTACGGAAGGATTCGTTTACGTGGTGTCCGTCCTCGGCACTACGGGAGGGAAGGCGGATCTGGAGCAGAGCGTGGCGGAGACCATGCGCCGCGCCCGTTCCGTATTTGACGTTCCGCTGGCGCTGGGCTTCGGCCTCCAGACGCCGGACCAGCTGGAGGCCCTGCCGGAAGACGCCCGTCCGGATGCCGCCGTGCTGGGAAGCGCCCTGCTCAAGCACATTGCTGCAGGGGGAGATGCGGGAGAATTCCTGAAAAAATGGACGGAGAATGGGGATAAGCCTTCCTGA
- the trpB gene encoding tryptophan synthase subunit beta, whose protein sequence is MNNKEGYFGNFGGRFVPEALRPPLMELEQAMDTIMQSPAYRDALQDLLVNYAGRETPLTFCPHLSEKLGFRLWLKREDLLHTGAHKINNALGQALLARMMGKTRLIAETGAGQHGVATATAAARLKMDCTVFMGAEDVERQSMNVMRMKLLGAEVVPVDSGSRTLKDAINAALRYWISHQADTLYCFGTAAGPHPFPTLVRQLQSVIGREARAQMLERAGRLPDVVVACVGGGSNAIGMLYPFVEDEDVRLVGVEAGGTGEPGCYNSAPINLGSPGVLHGHVTMLLQDEDGQIQPSHSISAGLDYPGVGPEHSHLAEIGRVHYGVVCDASALNAFQALTRGEGIIPALESSHAVAWVLDHAEELPKGGDVLVNLSGRGDKDLGIVKKYLNI, encoded by the coding sequence ATGAATAACAAAGAAGGATACTTCGGCAATTTCGGCGGCCGTTTCGTTCCGGAGGCATTGCGCCCCCCCCTGATGGAACTGGAACAGGCCATGGACACCATCATGCAGTCCCCGGCGTACCGGGATGCATTGCAGGATCTGCTGGTCAACTACGCGGGCAGGGAAACGCCCCTGACGTTCTGCCCCCACCTCTCGGAGAAACTGGGCTTCCGCCTGTGGCTGAAGCGTGAGGACCTGCTGCATACGGGCGCCCACAAGATCAACAACGCCCTGGGCCAGGCCCTCCTTGCCCGGATGATGGGGAAGACGCGCCTCATCGCGGAGACCGGGGCGGGCCAGCACGGTGTGGCCACGGCCACGGCGGCGGCGCGCCTGAAGATGGACTGCACCGTCTTCATGGGGGCAGAGGATGTGGAGCGCCAGTCCATGAATGTGATGCGCATGAAGCTGCTGGGTGCGGAGGTAGTTCCCGTGGACAGCGGTTCCCGCACGCTGAAGGACGCCATTAACGCGGCCCTGCGCTACTGGATTTCCCATCAGGCGGATACTCTGTACTGTTTTGGTACGGCGGCGGGGCCCCATCCGTTCCCCACGCTGGTCAGGCAGCTCCAGTCCGTCATCGGCCGGGAGGCGCGCGCGCAAATGCTGGAGCGCGCCGGAAGGCTGCCGGACGTGGTGGTGGCGTGCGTGGGAGGCGGCTCCAACGCCATCGGCATGCTCTACCCCTTTGTGGAGGATGAGGATGTGCGTCTCGTAGGCGTGGAGGCCGGCGGCACGGGCGAGCCCGGCTGCTACAATTCCGCCCCCATCAATCTGGGGAGTCCCGGCGTGCTGCATGGCCATGTGACCATGCTTTTACAGGACGAGGACGGCCAGATACAACCCTCCCACTCCATCTCCGCCGGGCTGGATTATCCCGGCGTGGGCCCGGAACATTCCCATCTGGCGGAAATCGGCCGCGTGCATTACGGAGTCGTTTGCGACGCTTCCGCCCTGAATGCCTTCCAGGCGCTCACGAGGGGGGAAGGTATCATTCCGGCGCTGGAATCTTCCCATGCCGTGGCGTGGGTGCTGGACCACGCGGAAGAATTGCCCAAAGGGGGCGACGTGTTGGTCAACCTCTCTGGCCGCGGAGACAAGGACCTGGGAATCGTTAAAAAATATCTGAACATTTAA
- a CDS encoding phosphoribosylanthranilate isomerase — MKKHSFAIKVCGITRQSDLSTAMGMGAHFCGFVFHPKSPRYIAPERAAALDSALIRRVGVFVNQDAEQIMDIMKTARLEFAQLHGNQSLDCARRIGAGKVIRVLWPDSYDSLDAMQREMDLWADSCSWFLLDAGRQGGGHGTALDWKALASLQAPRPWFLAGGLSSASLNRALEQCTPNGIDLNSGVEAIPGQKSPQKLLAALKPLISYTPYHIA; from the coding sequence ATGAAGAAACATTCATTCGCAATCAAGGTGTGCGGGATTACCCGCCAGAGTGACCTGTCAACCGCCATGGGAATGGGGGCCCACTTCTGCGGGTTCGTGTTCCACCCCAAAAGCCCGCGCTATATCGCGCCGGAACGCGCCGCCGCGCTGGATTCCGCGCTGATCCGCCGCGTGGGCGTGTTCGTGAACCAGGATGCGGAGCAGATCATGGACATCATGAAGACGGCCCGGCTGGAATTCGCCCAGCTCCACGGCAACCAGTCCCTGGACTGCGCGCGCCGGATCGGCGCGGGAAAAGTCATCCGGGTTCTGTGGCCGGACAGTTATGATTCCCTGGACGCCATGCAAAGGGAGATGGACCTCTGGGCGGACAGCTGTTCCTGGTTCCTGCTGGATGCCGGCAGGCAGGGCGGCGGCCACGGAACCGCGCTGGACTGGAAGGCGCTGGCTTCCCTGCAGGCCCCGCGCCCCTGGTTCCTGGCCGGCGGCCTTTCCTCCGCTTCCCTGAACAGGGCGCTGGAACAGTGCACCCCGAACGGCATTGACCTGAATTCCGGCGTGGAGGCCATTCCCGGCCAGAAAAGCCCGCAAAAGCTTCTGGCGGCGCTCAAGCCCCTCATTTCCTACACACCTTACCACATCGCATGA
- a CDS encoding indole-3-glycerol phosphate synthase TrpC: protein MLLDRFREAKAEEIALLTDLASRRELPRPWKGRRPDFLKAIAETPAGQPVAVIAEFKQASPSRGVIAQGLKPEDVAEQYAAAGASCISVLTEERFFGGRIGYLERMHRTGVPMLRKDFIFHQLQVMETASTPASALLLIVRLTPDARELRVLREQAEAYGMQAVVEIFDEGDLALARESGARIIQVNARDLDTLETDRQACLDLGKLRRDGEVWIAASAMSAGEHLREAAEAGFQAVLMGTALMDGGKPGEKLAAILEETR, encoded by the coding sequence ATGTTGCTTGACCGGTTCAGGGAGGCCAAGGCGGAGGAAATCGCCCTGCTCACGGACCTGGCGTCCCGCCGGGAACTGCCGCGCCCCTGGAAGGGGCGCAGGCCGGATTTTCTGAAGGCGATTGCGGAGACACCCGCCGGGCAGCCCGTGGCCGTGATTGCGGAATTCAAGCAGGCGTCTCCGTCGCGCGGCGTCATTGCCCAGGGATTGAAGCCGGAAGATGTGGCGGAACAGTATGCCGCCGCCGGGGCCTCCTGCATTTCCGTGCTGACGGAGGAACGGTTTTTCGGCGGCCGCATCGGGTATCTGGAACGCATGCACCGCACCGGGGTTCCCATGCTCCGCAAGGATTTCATTTTCCACCAGCTTCAGGTGATGGAGACGGCTTCCACCCCGGCTTCCGCCCTGCTGCTCATCGTGCGCCTGACGCCGGATGCACGGGAACTCCGTGTTTTGCGGGAACAGGCGGAAGCCTACGGCATGCAGGCCGTGGTGGAGATTTTTGACGAGGGGGACCTGGCGCTTGCCCGGGAATCCGGCGCGCGCATCATCCAGGTGAACGCCCGTGACCTGGATACGCTGGAAACGGACAGGCAGGCCTGCCTAGACCTGGGGAAACTCCGCCGGGACGGGGAAGTGTGGATAGCCGCCAGCGCCATGAGCGCCGGGGAGCATCTCAGGGAAGCCGCGGAAGCGGGCTTCCAGGCCGTATTGATGGGCACAGCCCTGATGGACGGCGGAAAGCCGGGTGAAAAACTGGCTGCAATTTTAGAAGAAACAAGATGA